One segment of Acropora muricata isolate sample 2 chromosome 8, ASM3666990v1, whole genome shotgun sequence DNA contains the following:
- the LOC136926810 gene encoding uncharacterized protein isoform X2, whose amino-acid sequence MFQEQIQRMRKTIEDEKEKKKVLRNMEVFVLDNSLGESTVGQLRGHTIANKWKIYEQIKKIGFQHMIVAALSHKNPVGDTFIRQLKEKGEDFTNLYAFSEFLESVDSAGVPDTDTIPVGLRKMKELGIRNPIIEFDLVWSGIDYKKFKVNIIKRLLSERMAWCRKNLSEDSKIFFNFRDLPDGMVNKPKRVFKIVNYLSSLPPNERPFGLIFEESGKYLPEELGAWTAAIRREMDDCGFQDGHLLVHVHEQWGLADSTQLECLATGANGIWASMIIQGLAMGHSCSTVTLMNLVRLGNKKVLDKYNCTGLRKASQEITRITTGVEPYDRQVVYGERALDMVFGMPNFTPGKKEFNMAEFFEEKPLMRMTTLASPHMIATRLTNLFGEDPRFTEERGQKMKEVMLKDLNQNRKEEYMSAMGLAMLFDRSGGKLTPKMSEVIAAEEPKRAHGQELLAEIRAMWDEWDLREDGKRDDALAFDSFYNGFMAPFFGCYRCDETKRALKAIDMDADGTVDWNEFAVYLKWAIRQYPQTKTAEELLSIAFRKGLIPAMQDEVLQQCNKN is encoded by the exons ATGTTTCAAGAACAGATTCAACGTATGCGGAAAACGATTGAAGacgagaaggaaaagaaaaaggttcTGAGAAACATGGAAGTGTTTGTATTGGACAACTCCCTTGGCGAGAGCACGGTTGGCCAACTGCGAGGCCACACCATTGCGAACAAATGGAAAATATATGAGCAG ATTAAGAAGATTGGTTTCCAGCACATGATTGTGGCCGCCTTGTCTCATAAGAATCCCGTTGGTGATACCTTCATTCGCCAACTCAAAGAAAAAGGTGAAGATTTTACAAACTTGTATGCCTTCAGCGAGTTCCTGGAATCTGTCGATAGCGCTGGGGTTCCAGATACCGACACTATTCCTGTTGGTCTCAGGAAAATGAAAGAGCTTGGCATAAGGAACCCAATCATTGAATTCGACTTGGTATGGTCAGGCATCGACTACAAAAAGTTCAAGGTTAATATCATCAAGCGACTTCTTTCTGAAAGGATGGCGTGGTGTAGGAAAAATCTCTCCGAAGATTCCAAGATATTTTTCAACTTTCGTGACCTCCCAGATGGAATGGTAAACAAACCAAAGAGGGTCTTCAAAATCGTCAATTACCTTTCTTCTCTGCCACCAAACGAACGCCCTTTTGGGTTGATCTTTGAGGAGTCTGGAAAGTACCTCCCTGAAGAGCTGGGTGCATGGACAGCTGCTATTCGGCGAGAGATGGACGACTGTGGCTTCCAAGACGGACACCTGTTGGTCCATGTGCACGAACAGTGGGGACTGGCAGATAGCACTCAGTTGGAATGTCTTGCTACCGGCGCAAACGGCATCTGGGCGAGTATGATTATTCAAGGACTCGCCATGGGTCACTCGTGTTCAACAGTAACTCTGATGAACCTGGTCCGCCTCGGAAACAAGAAAGTGCTTGATAAGTACAACTGTACGGGTCTCCGCAAGGCTTCTCAAGAGATAACGAGGATTACCACTGGAGTCGAACCTTACGACAGACAGGTTGTGTACGGTGAACGCGCCCTGGACATGGTCTTTGGAATGCCAAACTTCACTCCAGGCAAGAAAGAATTCAACATGGCCGAGTTCTTTGAAGAGAAACCTTTGATGCGAATGACGACTCTGGCATCCCCTCACATGATAGCAACCAGGCTCACAAACCTATTTGGAGAAGACCCTCGATTCACAGAAGAAAGAGGCCAGAAGATGAAGGAAGTTATGCTAAAGGATTTGAACCAAAACAGAAAAGAAGAGTACATGAGTGCAATGGGCCTCGCCATGTTGTTTGATCGTTCAGGAGGGAAACTCACCCCTAAGATGAGCGAAGTTATTGCTGCAGAGGAGCCAAAGAGGGCCCACGGGCAAGAACTGCTCGCTGAGATTAGGGCGATGTGGGACGAGTGGGATTTGAGAGAAGATGGCAAACGAGATGATGCGCTGGCCTTTGATTCCTTTTACAATGGTTTCATGGCTCCATTCTTCGGCTGCTACAGATGCGACGAAACAAAGCGTGCCCTGAAAGCCATCGACATGGACGCCGATGGAACTGTGGATTGGAACGAGTTTGCTGTGTATTTGAAGTGGGCCATCCGCCAATACCCACAGACCAAGACTGCAGAAGAGCTCTTGTCCATTGCTTTCCGGAAAGGTCTCATCCCGGCGATGCAAGACGAAGTTCTCCAGCAATGCAATAAAAATTGA
- the LOC136926810 gene encoding uncharacterized protein isoform X1, with translation MWKFKIIGFQSASGELLNWIWLHSFYQQVMFQEQIQRMRKTIEDEKEKKKVLRNMEVFVLDNSLGESTVGQLRGHTIANKWKIYEQIKKIGFQHMIVAALSHKNPVGDTFIRQLKEKGEDFTNLYAFSEFLESVDSAGVPDTDTIPVGLRKMKELGIRNPIIEFDLVWSGIDYKKFKVNIIKRLLSERMAWCRKNLSEDSKIFFNFRDLPDGMVNKPKRVFKIVNYLSSLPPNERPFGLIFEESGKYLPEELGAWTAAIRREMDDCGFQDGHLLVHVHEQWGLADSTQLECLATGANGIWASMIIQGLAMGHSCSTVTLMNLVRLGNKKVLDKYNCTGLRKASQEITRITTGVEPYDRQVVYGERALDMVFGMPNFTPGKKEFNMAEFFEEKPLMRMTTLASPHMIATRLTNLFGEDPRFTEERGQKMKEVMLKDLNQNRKEEYMSAMGLAMLFDRSGGKLTPKMSEVIAAEEPKRAHGQELLAEIRAMWDEWDLREDGKRDDALAFDSFYNGFMAPFFGCYRCDETKRALKAIDMDADGTVDWNEFAVYLKWAIRQYPQTKTAEELLSIAFRKGLIPAMQDEVLQQCNKN, from the exons TTTTATCAACAAGTCATGTTTCAAGAACAGATTCAACGTATGCGGAAAACGATTGAAGacgagaaggaaaagaaaaaggttcTGAGAAACATGGAAGTGTTTGTATTGGACAACTCCCTTGGCGAGAGCACGGTTGGCCAACTGCGAGGCCACACCATTGCGAACAAATGGAAAATATATGAGCAG ATTAAGAAGATTGGTTTCCAGCACATGATTGTGGCCGCCTTGTCTCATAAGAATCCCGTTGGTGATACCTTCATTCGCCAACTCAAAGAAAAAGGTGAAGATTTTACAAACTTGTATGCCTTCAGCGAGTTCCTGGAATCTGTCGATAGCGCTGGGGTTCCAGATACCGACACTATTCCTGTTGGTCTCAGGAAAATGAAAGAGCTTGGCATAAGGAACCCAATCATTGAATTCGACTTGGTATGGTCAGGCATCGACTACAAAAAGTTCAAGGTTAATATCATCAAGCGACTTCTTTCTGAAAGGATGGCGTGGTGTAGGAAAAATCTCTCCGAAGATTCCAAGATATTTTTCAACTTTCGTGACCTCCCAGATGGAATGGTAAACAAACCAAAGAGGGTCTTCAAAATCGTCAATTACCTTTCTTCTCTGCCACCAAACGAACGCCCTTTTGGGTTGATCTTTGAGGAGTCTGGAAAGTACCTCCCTGAAGAGCTGGGTGCATGGACAGCTGCTATTCGGCGAGAGATGGACGACTGTGGCTTCCAAGACGGACACCTGTTGGTCCATGTGCACGAACAGTGGGGACTGGCAGATAGCACTCAGTTGGAATGTCTTGCTACCGGCGCAAACGGCATCTGGGCGAGTATGATTATTCAAGGACTCGCCATGGGTCACTCGTGTTCAACAGTAACTCTGATGAACCTGGTCCGCCTCGGAAACAAGAAAGTGCTTGATAAGTACAACTGTACGGGTCTCCGCAAGGCTTCTCAAGAGATAACGAGGATTACCACTGGAGTCGAACCTTACGACAGACAGGTTGTGTACGGTGAACGCGCCCTGGACATGGTCTTTGGAATGCCAAACTTCACTCCAGGCAAGAAAGAATTCAACATGGCCGAGTTCTTTGAAGAGAAACCTTTGATGCGAATGACGACTCTGGCATCCCCTCACATGATAGCAACCAGGCTCACAAACCTATTTGGAGAAGACCCTCGATTCACAGAAGAAAGAGGCCAGAAGATGAAGGAAGTTATGCTAAAGGATTTGAACCAAAACAGAAAAGAAGAGTACATGAGTGCAATGGGCCTCGCCATGTTGTTTGATCGTTCAGGAGGGAAACTCACCCCTAAGATGAGCGAAGTTATTGCTGCAGAGGAGCCAAAGAGGGCCCACGGGCAAGAACTGCTCGCTGAGATTAGGGCGATGTGGGACGAGTGGGATTTGAGAGAAGATGGCAAACGAGATGATGCGCTGGCCTTTGATTCCTTTTACAATGGTTTCATGGCTCCATTCTTCGGCTGCTACAGATGCGACGAAACAAAGCGTGCCCTGAAAGCCATCGACATGGACGCCGATGGAACTGTGGATTGGAACGAGTTTGCTGTGTATTTGAAGTGGGCCATCCGCCAATACCCACAGACCAAGACTGCAGAAGAGCTCTTGTCCATTGCTTTCCGGAAAGGTCTCATCCCGGCGATGCAAGACGAAGTTCTCCAGCAATGCAATAAAAATTGA